One Gemmatimonadales bacterium genomic region harbors:
- a CDS encoding cold-shock protein, translated as MAKGTVKWFNDAKGFGFIAQDGGKDVFVHHTAIVAEGFRSLAEGDNVEFEVVEGPKGLQAANVRKV; from the coding sequence ATGGCGAAGGGCACGGTCAAGTGGTTCAACGATGCGAAAGGCTTCGGCTTCATCGCGCAGGACGGCGGCAAGGACGTTTTCGTGCACCACACGGCCATCGTGGCCGAGGGATTCCGATCGCTCGCCGAAGGCGACAACGTGGAGTTCGAGGTGGTGGAGGGCCCGAAGGGCCTGCAAGCCGCCAACGTGCGCAAGGTCTAG
- a CDS encoding methylated-DNA--[protein]-cysteine S-methyltransferase yields the protein MRVEWTTYPSPVGALTVIECDEGPLAVEFPPRAGRIRWAVRLRAAVPELHIVQGPCRASSALLDAYFAGTPRPFAFPKYLRNWFELSPAQIAVYKALVRIRFGETRSYDDVARSTGLHPRQIGWLVSANHLAILIPCHRVVGKDGSLVGYGGGLATKRWLLSHEIRAAGVVLR from the coding sequence ATGCGAGTCGAGTGGACCACCTACCCCTCGCCGGTCGGCGCGCTCACCGTCATCGAGTGTGACGAGGGACCGCTGGCCGTCGAGTTCCCCCCGCGCGCGGGCCGCATCCGCTGGGCGGTGCGGCTCCGCGCCGCGGTCCCCGAGCTGCACATCGTCCAGGGGCCCTGCCGCGCCAGCTCGGCGTTGCTCGACGCCTACTTTGCCGGCACCCCCCGCCCCTTCGCATTTCCCAAGTACCTGAGAAACTGGTTCGAGCTCTCGCCCGCGCAGATCGCCGTCTACAAGGCCCTCGTCCGCATCCGCTTCGGCGAGACCCGCTCGTACGACGACGTCGCGCGGTCGACCGGGTTGCATCCGCGCCAGATCGGCTGGCTCGTTTCAGCCAATCATCTCGCCATCCTCATCCCCTGCCACCGCGTGGTGGGAAAGGACGGAAGCCTGGTCGGCTATGGCGGTGGCCTCGCCACGAAGCGCTGGCTCCTGAGTCATGAGATCCGGGCGGCCGGGGTGGTGCTCCGCTAG